ACTTATAGTAATAGTTTACTGAACCGCAATCCAGCGTTGGTTGAGGTTATTTCCGGATGCGTCACAGTCCCAGATTTGAAGCTAATAAAAAAAGAAGTCATTTTAAGCTCAAAAAGAGGGGGAAACTGAACAGAAAAACTCAAAACTCACATCAGCTCCAGGAACGAAATTCCCATCCTTAATATCCACACACTTATTCCCATCCCGATCGATCGTCGCTCTTCCTTTCGGAATAAGCGACTCGACTTTCCAAATCTGATTCGGATTCGAAGCATCACAAGTCCAAAGTTGGAATCGGTTCCCGTTCGTGGTGTCtccgttgaacaagtcaagGCATTTCGTACCATCGAAAGTGCTGATGAGGCCAGCGAGGTTGGCACGAGGGACGACCCAGGTGACGTTTCCGTTACCAAAGGCGGACTTGACGTCGTCGCAGGGGGCGAGTGTGATTCTGGCACCGTCGTAGTTCTCAGCGGCGGCGAGGCAGAGACGGGGTTTGGGTGCTAAAAAGCGGGGCGGGGAAGACAATTTTTAAGAAGTTAGTCGGACGACGTCGGGAGAAAACGTACAAATATCAGGTCCTCCTTCGAGTGTAACCGTAACGCTCTGAGTGTCCCCAACGGTCCTTCCAGGGaactgctggttcatattGCTAGAATCACACGTCCACACTTGGAGTTGGTTCCCATCATTGACGTTGCCATCCGTAAGATCGATACACTTGTTCGTTCCCGCCCATTGCCAAATACCAAGCGAGCTCGTGTGGCTCCAGAGTTGGTTGGTGTTTCCGGGGGTGCATGTCCAGAGTTGGAGCTTGGTACCGTCATTGTTAGCTCCGTTCGTAACATCCACACACTATTGTAGACGTTCTTCAGCCACCGATGTCGACAAAGTGGGGgggagaaaagcagaaacgAACCAAATCTTGACCGAAAAGTTTGATCTGTTGAGGCGTTGGGTCTAGGGGGAACTCTACAATATCCCAGTCGTAGTTGGACGCGTCGCCAGTGTTGCAGTCGTGGATGACAAGAGGAGCGCCGGCAGACTTGGAAGATGCAGCGATGCAACCTTGGGTTCCTTTATTAGGGACTAAATACGAGTTATTTCTGTCAATTGAGAATTGGATGAAACGGTTGCGTTGAGTACTTACATCCAATATTGTTGCTCTCGAGCTGCACGCCAGCAGAGACTAACGCAACAAGAGCAGAAAGGGTAAGGAAAGTGCTAGTTGAACGCATCGTAAGAGAGAGCCCGGCGGAAACCTTGAAGATGGAGGATATTTCCTTGAGATTTTATACACCCCCTGAAGTTCGGCACTCGGCAAGAGAACAAGTAAAAATGGGCAAAGGGTAAAAATATGGGTAGAACAAGAAAACTGACGGGTAACCCGGGAAATTGAAATAGATCACGAAGGAGGATTAGCTGAAAATGTAGAGGTGTACCCCTAATTTAGATTTATTCGCACGTCGGCGTAAGGAAGCCGACAATGACTTGGTGCACCTTGCAACTATTCCAGGCGTAACTTGTTATAAGGGTATCTATAGGATATGGCAAAGAACGACTCACCAATAATAGAGTACCTTTCTCGAGATTCCCAATAACCATTAAAGTAAGACTGATAGTCATCTTGGATAGACGTTGCAGATGGACTTTGTAAGTCCATCCCGTTCGGTGATGATATCGTCTCAGCGGGAGTTCATGCTGACGGTTTACTGAACTTGGACCGCATAACATCCTGGTCATCGCGGACATGCCATATCAGAATTCGGCTTTGATCTAAGTTGAGAGCAAAAGAGGTTTTAAAAAGGAATGGAAATTCATTTGTGCTGCgtaaatttgaattgaaatgCGTGCCTTTGGGAGGCAGTGCAACGGAGCCATGGGGCCGAGTCAATGTCATGGCGGAATTTTCCTTTCCCCATTTTGGTTCGGGTTTGAGATGAGCGGAGTCGAATGCAGGCGAGAAACTCAGTTGAACATGGAGGATGAAAAAAGGGTTGACGTTGATATCGATCACGCCACCGTCGTGTCCCGGGATTCCCACGACCGCGTGCTTGGACCCATGCTTTGACGAACTTTTACTTTCAGCCAACTTTCAGCCATATTCCCCTACCATCGTCGTTATGGAGCGCTACTGTTTCCCTTCCCGCTTTCGAGTGGCCTAAGCTATTGTGGGgaagtcagatatcttttGGATAATGTGGATTTAGGAAGCTGAAGAACATCAGCACGGAAGGAAGTAATTTCTGACTCGCGTGAAACTGGTCAGGGCGATAGGGCGAGTGTATCTTTCGCTCGTTCGATAGATCGGTACAGATATCACCTTATCGGGAGTTCGCTGCACAAGTCTGGAGAGTGCCATCTCAGGGTTAGTTGGAGGACATGCTAGACGGTGATCTGATACATGTACACAAACTAGTAGATGGTGGTACATCGATATCCGCTCGAGTGACGACGAGCGACGAATCAAAAAATCGAATGGAAGCAAGCCAACTCAGACGAACCTATGAACCCTGGAGGCGAGGGGGAAGACACCGATTTTGATGCTCTCGATCCTCTACACGAATTTGCCGACTCATAATCCCCACTTGGCACTGAGTGGATGAAGTCGGGGGCGAGTCAAGGTACCTTCATGAGGAGCCGATGTTCGTCTGGGGGGGAAAAGACGAAACCCAGGGAACAAAAGTCTCCAGTACCTATTTCGGGCGACGACTGACGAGCTTCAGCCCCGTAACTGGCTGCCCCCTAATCCACCTCCATATCCGTGCTCGCGGACACAAAACCTCCGATCACAGAGGCTCCGTGGTCATCTGATTCCATTTGCAAGCTGGAAAGGGGTGTCAGCAAATCTACATCCATGGCTCCCTCGTTGCTAGTATCATAGACCTTCAGCGTAGTATAAGATGGTACATCTGAAGAGGATAAAATGAAAATGTTTATTCCAATTGCTACAAAAACATCGAATGGGGACATACCCGTATCTTCGGAGAGAGCCCTGAAACGCTCTACATCGCCACCGTCCATGGGGTTGGAAAATACTGGTTCCATAATCGGGTGGCCCAAAGAACGCGCAAAATCGGTCGTCGAGGGGTCAAAACCTTTCGCCTCCTGCCATGCCCGGATGAGGTCGTACGTGTCGGTTCCCCAGGCGTGGTATACACCTTGAGCTCGCGGAACAAACGAAGGAAGCCCCAGTCTTACGCGTTGACTCTCCGGCATGATCGTTTGTCCATCAGGATCAGAGGACCAATAGTACAAATCTTTCCCTGATATCCAAGTAATTACGTCGGGAGAATTGTCGACGGCTTGAGGTGGCGGAAGTACGAAGAGATAAGACTGAGTTTCGAGGTGATTCGGTACCCGATCGGAGGCAATGAACTCGGTGTCACCtttgtggtccaatgtcttTGGATCGATCCTGAGCATCAGCGAAATTAAGTCAAACAACGCTATCAAAGTAAGTAAGACGGTATTCATTCGAACGGGATCAGAAAGTTGGTATAATATACTCACTGCAATCTGACCATTCATGCCTTGGTATATTCATTGCGCTGAAAATGCTGCATGATTGGGAAAACCATCTCATATATCTAGAACGATATGGATGTTTTGGACCCATCTCGTATTCGAATGAAATCAAGATCTCATGCGCCTGCTGATGAGCAATGGATTTTATAGATAATCTGGAAGCTGATCAAGTATACTGTATATCGCCGAAAGATAATCAAATGACATACCGTGTCCTCCCATCTTCCAAGGTGATCGGTTGGAAATGGTCTTTGACAAATGGGGATTGCCATGCCCAAGGAATCCAAGAGGACCCAGATTGAAAGTTCGCAATAGGCCGACCGGATGAACAAAGCCAGACGTGATCGTTTCGAGGAATGTACACTTTTTCTTGATACGGTAGGTCAACCATGTATGCCAAATCAAGGCAGTCAAGGAGAAACTCGTCTGAAGCATAGTTGAGAAGATACTTGAGAAGACAAGTCGTGTTGTACATGTCAGAGGGGAGAACTGGAATGGCAGAGCAACTTTCAAGGTGCGAGTCGGCATACGCAGTAAAaaaatattcaggtggaggTCCTTGAGGGCCAAACGAGATCCTTCCATTCCTTGGCTGAATCCAAACATTAGCGCAATATAACCTGTCCACCTCGGTCTGGTACCATCCGTACATACTTTTCTTTGCCTATGTCCACGGCGACTCGCTATTAGAATGGATGAGAGCTTTATGAACAGGAAACGTACGATGCTGGCTTGCAAAGCAAAATAGCATCGCAGAGCTAGGGATGATTCACGGTGCCGTTGCAAAACATGATGCACCGGGATGAGTTCTATGCCGAAAGAGAATCAGAAATAAGTTTAAGGACTTAATACTATGACAGTCACCTTCGTGGAAAATGACCATGGGAATATCGGAATCATTAAATCCCCGAAGCTGCATGACATGGGCATTTCTAATTGTCGTTGATATTGGCCAGCTGAAGGACGAGAAACTGAGGCGCACCTGATACCAGAAAATGCGAGGCAATCCTGTTTGAAGACCTTTGCGTTCAAGAAGGTGAGTAGTCCATCCGTTGATTCACAGAGAAGCCCATAACAACCTTATGTGCATCACTTCCGGTATACGCGACACATAGAAATGGAGAAGACTCTTTCATCCCTTCGACAAGACAAGCCAGGTGTGTTGCTCGATTCACCCtctgttgaacttatcgtttaacatgtgaccatgtcagtcacaagacttagacacaagacttcatagacattagtagttactcatgtacatacgtctgtcactatatttacactatcattcacatggatagtttacttatctaccaatagcttatagacctcacagtagatgactgagcattctctcacatctacttatatctaccaatagctatatgacctcgagagataacaagaaccttgttactcagacacattcattagatactatctttagttctaaactcacacagacgtgcttagcacgacatagcacgacatacctattattatacctacaaagtagtataaaagctaggtagtaGCAGCATGTAAAgacaggctgttctatacgaatatcctaccTCTTAACTCTAACAAAGTTACTATCTCAAGTCCTATACAAAGTGAGTCATACCACTGTGCACTTAGGCTGACAAGCCTTGCACCCTGCTTTcaacaggttatgggccccgaaCGCCACAGACTTCCTAGTCAGTGTCAATGGCGGACAGACCTATGACCCTTTGCGGGACATAGAGAAGTTCACCAGTGGATATCGGACATGGCAAAGGCAAGAGTTATTTCAttcatctctttccttcTATACTAGTATCATGGGCCTTCACTTTCGTACAAGCCCTATATCTACATTTTACACTTCTTACTCCTCTGGTCGTGCCCGCACGCTTGTGCAACGCAGACtgagaaggtttcatccaTTTACACGGATGATTCACTTGGGACAACCGTTCGGACCCCAAGTTAGATAGCTTGTAAAATAGTCACGGTCACTTTCGTATTTAAATAAGTAAAAACCTCCACTATATGCTATCAGTCATATAAACGCTTAGTAGTTTATAAGTTTGTTGTTTTGGGATCGCTCGTTGGACAATGCCTAAGCATGAACCTGCGGGTTTCATGTGAGAAAGCTTGTGTAACTGACGCTGATCAATCAACAAACTTTAAAACAAAAAGCTTTCTATTGGCATATAGATTTTTACTATACATAGTGAGTCCGGGATTGAGACCGGATCACTGAAGTGACACATGACACATGGAATTAGTTATCTTAATTGATAACAACCGTTTGTGGCCAAACGGACTCATAATCTAGAGAAAAGCAGATTGTTTAATGCAATAACTTTTGCTTACaatcttatttcttctagTGTCTTCCACATCCAACAACCAACAATCTGTCTATGTTAAAACCCCTACTGGGTTTAATGTACCAGTTGTTCCTGGTTCCAATACAGGATTTGCTGTCAGAAATGATGAATCAGATTTTCTTGTCGCGAATCTTAGGGAATTTCCTCTCTACACGCAAATGGTTAATAACACCGAAACTCCTTCTACTGCCGGAATCTCCGTCATCCCGATCTTCGATGGAAATGCATGcaaatgggaagaattttcTGATACATTCACAAACTACTGTAGAGTACAGAAATGTGTATTTCTGACAGCAAATCCTGTATTGGAACCAGGAACAACTGGTACATTAAACCCAGTAGGGGTTTTAACATAGACAGATTGTTGGTTGTTGGATGTGGAAGACActagaagaaataagattGTAAGCAAAAGTTATTGCATTAAACAATCTGCTTTTCTCTAGATTATGAGTCCGTTTGGCCACAAACGGTTGTTATCAATTAAGATAACTAATTCCATGTGTCATGTGTCACTTCAGTGATCCGGTCTCAATCCCGGACTCACTATGTATAGTAAAAATCTATATGCCAATAGAAAGCTTTTTGTTTTAAAGTTTGTTGATTGATCAGCGTCAGTTACACAAGCTTTCTCACATGAAACCCGCAGGTTCATGCTTAGGCATTGTCCAACGAGCGATCCCAAAACAACAAACTTATAAACTACTAAGCGTTTATATGACTGATAGCATATAGTGGAGGTTTTTACTTATTTAAATACGAAAGTGACCGTGACTATTTTACAAGCTATCTAACTTGGGGTCCGAACGGTTGTCCCAAGTGAATCATCCGTGTAAAtggatgaaaccttctcaGTCTGCGTTGCACAAGCGTGCGGGCACGACCAGAGGAGTAAGAAGTGTAAAATGTAGATATAGGGCTTGTACGAAAGTGAAGGCCCATGATACTAGTATAgaaggaaagagatgaaTGAAATAACTCTTGCCTTTGCCATGTCCGATATCCACTGGTGAACTTCTCTATGTCCCGCAAAGGGTCATAGGTCTGTCCGCCATTGACACTGACTAGGAAGTCTGTGGCGttcggggcccataacctgttgAAAGCAGGGTGCAAGGCTTGTCAGCCTAAGTGCACAGTGGTATGACTCACTTTGTATAGGACTTGAGATAGTAACTTTGTTAGAGTTAAGAggtaggatattcgtatagaacagcctgtcTTTACATGCTGCtactacctagcttttatactactttgtaggtataataataggtatgtcgtgctatgtcgtgctaagcacgtctgtgtgagtttagaactaaagatagtatctaatgaatgtgtctgagtaacaaggttcttgttatctctcgaggtcatatagctattggtagatataagtagatgtgagagaatgctcagtcatctactgtgaggtctataagctattggtagataagtaaactatccatgtgaatgatagtgtaaatatagtgacagacgtatgtacatgagtaactactaatgtctatgaagtcttgtgtctaagtcttgtgactgacacggtcacatgttaaacgataagttcaacacCCTCGACTTGTCCCTTCTCTCGTACGAATCAAGGTGATCGGGATCATCTTCGTATTCTTTTCGTTCAACGCCTGACACATGAACGGTTCTGATAATTATGATTCTGCCTGTCGGAAACCAGTCATACTAGACAGGTTCGAACGTCAAGACGACTCGTATCCGATAGTCAAGGGCGCACGCACCTCCCGATACATCTTCAATTTCCATCCTTCTACCGCAGAAGCCGGCACAAGTTGATGTTGGTGCTGAAGGTGGTACGTATGATTGTGGTAGATGTGCTGGTTTCCGTGAACGTTGTTGAAAGTTGCGTTGCCGAACCGGTGAGAAGACGAATGGTTGAACATTTCGCGGGGTGTAGAAACTGCACAGGCGTGAGGTGGGTAGGCAGGTAATgattgaaggagaagagctGTCAGAAGGCTGTTCAAACGCTGTGCTGTACGCTCGTCGATTTTGCTCGGCGCTTGAACACATATCCATTTCTAATGTTGCAGCGCCGAGAACGAATCGGAAGCCGTTAAGAGGACGACCATTGAGCGCATGAGCGTGCGGATAGAAAAACTAGAATTTGGCACGTGCTCGCCCAAGTTGAACCTCCTTTTAGGCTCCTATGCCGCGAAGATTCTGAATAGACTCGAAAAAAAGTCTGCTCGAATCCTTTCTAGTAGCTCACATGATACATCTAGATCAGCCCCAAAATAACCCCACGTTGTTTGGAAGGTTGCTCGAGGTTGAATCAGTCcaatttctcttccttttctgAATCCAGTCCGTTTGGAAAGTTAACGGTGTAACGATATTTGGGTATTTTTCAGTACTACTTTTTACAAGCTGGCGGAACCGTTACAGATTTATGCCTCTTTTTCCTATATCGAACAACTACCCCCATTTAATCCACCCAGTCCCATCCATGAAGACGTCAGCTCAACCGAGTAAACTCGCAAACCACAACTGGTTGGTATTACCAGGTATGCAATCCCAGATCTGAACCTAAAAGTAGTCGAGTTTAGATGAGGAGAAAATGCAAGTTAACGACGACATACAAGAGCCCCAGCCGCGAGGTTCCCATCTCGAATATCCAGGCACTTATTTTGTCCAACCCAAGAAACCGTGGTCGAACCTCCATTGTATTGCCACAACTGATTCGTATTCCCAGTAGCGCACGACCACGCTTGAACCAGATTCCCGTTTGTAGTAAGACCGTCACGAACGTCGAGGCATTTCGTCCCGTTGAATGTCGTGACCTGTCCAGAAGTTCCAAGTGGGGAAGGAATGACCCAGGTAAGGTTTCCATTGGGGAAAGTGGTGCCTAGGTTGTTGCATTGAGCGAGGGCGATGCTGGCGCCATCGGCGTTGGAGGCAGCCGCCAAGCAAAGAGCTGCATGGGTAGAGGAAACGAGATAAGTATGTTTGCGTGTTGTGAGGGGGGGAGGGTTAGAGAACGCTGCACTCACGAGGGTTTGCAGGTAGTGGTCCACCAACAAGCCTGACAGGGACCTGGGCTGAAACGACTGCAACGAGGGCTGAGAGGGCGAGGAAGACGGTCTGCATCTTGTGAAGAGAGACTGGTTTTCCTGTGGCCTTCGCGTTCGACTTTTGTACTGTCCTGAAATTTATTGAGCGCTTGGACTGGACTGCGCGTGTGTAGAAATCAGTGATCCATCTACACCGACTTCGCACACGGCAAAATGAGCCCGcaggaaaagacaaagggCTTCAAGTTGAATGGACTGAGATTACTACTCGGGTGAGCGCCGAGCGATGGACAGCGGGAGAACACGAAGCCGAGACCAATTAAACTCGTACTGAAGAATGGAAGCATCAGGGAGGGTGGGAGGTATTGATTAATCACTATAAGGAAGGCAAGTTTAAATGTGAGTGTTATGTGAGGTGATGTTATGCATTAAGTACT
This genomic window from Marasmius oreades isolate 03SP1 chromosome 8, whole genome shotgun sequence contains:
- a CDS encoding uncharacterized protein (CAZy:CBM13), which produces MRSTSTFLTLSALVALVSAGVQLESNNIGFPNKGTQGCIAASSKSAGAPLVIHDCNTGDASNYDWDIVEFPLDPTPQQIKLFGQDLCVDVTNGANNDGTKLQLWTCTPGNTNQLWSHTSSLGIWQWAGTNKCIDLTDGNVNDGNQLQVWTCDSSNMNQQFPGRTVGDTQSVTVTLEGGPDISPKPRLCLAAAENYDGARITLAPCDDVKSAFGNGNVTWVVPRANLAGLISTFDGTKCLDLFNGDTTNGNRFQLWTCDASNPNQIWKVESLIPKGRATIDRDGNKCVDIKDGNFVPGADLQIWDCDASGNNLNQRWIAVQ
- a CDS encoding uncharacterized protein (CAZy:CBM13); its protein translation is MQTVFLALSALVAVVSAQVPVRLVGGPLPANPPLCLAAASNADGASIALAQCNNLGTTFPNGNLTWVIPSPLGTSGQVTTFNGTKCLDVRDGLTTNGNLVQAWSCATGNTNQLWQYNGGSTTVSWVGQNKCLDIRDGNLAAGALVQIWDCIPGNTNQLWFASLLG